CGTCGCACAGGAAGCTGGCATCCCTGTTTATCAACCAGAGCGTCTGCGCAAAAAAGCCGCCATTGAAGCACTCAAGCAAATGGGCATCCCTGATCTTTACGTGGTTGCCGCCTTCGGCCAGATTTTGCCCCAGGCCGTGCTAGACATCCCTGCACATGGATGCATCAACGTGCATGGGTCCCTATTGCCGCGCTGGCGAGGTGCGGCCCCGCTCCAAGCCGCCCTACTAGCAGGTGATGAAGAAACAGGCATCACGATTATGCTGATGGATGCAGGCCTGGATACAGGCCCGATGCTCAGCAAGCGCCCCATCCCGATTACAGAGGTAGAAACGGGCGAGAGCCTGCACGATAAAATGGCAGCGCTGGGTGCAGAACTGCTCATAGATACGATCCCAGGCTATCTGGATGGCAGCATTCAACCACAACCACAGGATGACAGCCTATCAACTTATGCTCCGCAGATTTCTCGTGATGATGGGCGCATCAATTGGAACGACACCGCCCTAGAAATTGAAAGACGTGTGCGGGCCTTCACACCCTGGCCGGGGACCTTCACCTATTGGGACGATAAACAACTTAAAGTACACAGCGGCCTTGTCATTGACGGTACAGCCCAGATTGGGCAAGTGGTCGCCACTGGCGACACCATTGCTGTTGGCACCGGTGAGGGCCTCTTTGCTCTCGGAGACATCCAGATTGCGGGGAAAAAGCGCATCCCTGTCATTGATTTTGTCAATGGCTATGCCGATTTTGTCGGCAGTGTGCTGGACCAGCACAGTGACTGAGGCCATCGTCACGGACCTTGATGCCGTGAGGTTATTAGCTACCGCGCATCAGGATGCGTTTGATGTGATGCGTTATATGCTTCAATTGGATGATGACCTCTCGGATGAAGCTATAGATAATCTGGTCGAGCGTATCGCTGAACCCGTGATCAAAGCGATTGACTGCACCCAATGTGGGAACTGCTGCCGCTCACTGCATGTTTACCTGACGGAATCCGACGCTGTGCGACTGGCAGAAGCATTAGGCAAGTCCACAGATGCGATTGTCGACACGTATATCGACCAGGAATCCGCACAAGCAGAAGGTGAATGGGGCCGTTTTGCACAGCGGCCCTGTGCCTTACTCAAAGGTAACCTGTGCAG
The Phototrophicus methaneseepsis DNA segment above includes these coding regions:
- a CDS encoding YkgJ family cysteine cluster protein, with product MTEAIVTDLDAVRLLATAHQDAFDVMRYMLQLDDDLSDEAIDNLVERIAEPVIKAIDCTQCGNCCRSLHVYLTESDAVRLAEALGKSTDAIVDTYIDQESAQAEGEWGRFAQRPCALLKGNLCSIYAHRPNTCRAYPQFTPDFRWLLPDIIEGASLCPIIYNVLVRLLPLVDEGIEKHI
- the fmt gene encoding methionyl-tRNA formyltransferase, coding for MARIIFMGTPDFAVPTLQALIQQHDVIGVVTQPDRPAGRRGDLRPPPVKVVAQEAGIPVYQPERLRKKAAIEALKQMGIPDLYVVAAFGQILPQAVLDIPAHGCINVHGSLLPRWRGAAPLQAALLAGDEETGITIMLMDAGLDTGPMLSKRPIPITEVETGESLHDKMAALGAELLIDTIPGYLDGSIQPQPQDDSLSTYAPQISRDDGRINWNDTALEIERRVRAFTPWPGTFTYWDDKQLKVHSGLVIDGTAQIGQVVATGDTIAVGTGEGLFALGDIQIAGKKRIPVIDFVNGYADFVGSVLDQHSD